The DNA segment TCTGTCATCATCACATCCTTCCACTTCACCTATACACTCTGACTAGCGACTACTTCACTCAGCTCAGTATCTCTTACTGTTACAATTGCTCCTGTACTCCAGTGCTGCTTCTCTTTAACAACAGTAGTTCCGCTGATTCAGATGCAAATGTGCTGATTtacaggaggaagaaaacaaagatcTGCAGCTGGTGAGCGGGAGATTAGCAGATCTGGGTCGCCACTGAAAAGCCAAAAATCTCGCTGTGGAGAAGAATCCAAACATTGTCTCGGATGACTTTGGACGGGTGGATTAAGTACAGTGAACTTAGAGAGAACGCTCCAGGGAAGACACTTTCAAGACATGTTGAGTAACCAGCGCCAATAGATGTGGGAGTTGAGATCCCACTTGAGACAGTTGTGGGATTTTATTGTCAAGTTAATCTTTGAAGGTGGAGTCAGGGCTGCTGTCCGAGGTTTTGATCTGGAGACCACCAGGGACGAGGGAGCTGTCCGCGGTGCTAACTAGAGTTGACACTACAGAACTTCACGGTCAACAGATATTCAAAGCTAATTCACATTTATCTTCTCGCTTCACTTTTATCTCATGTATTCCGTGCATGGGGTGGGACTTGATTAAGGATctcaatataataaataaaatgttcataagtaaCAACATCTGGTTGACGAAAACATGGGATTCAACTGTGAAGAAAACCTGTGTTCAGGAACTTGAGCTATCAAGGAGCCGACCACTCCAAACTTTTTCAGAGGGGAAACACCAACACTCTCCTGCCCTGCCCCAAACagataactaaaaaaaaaaagtctgtgacAGTCCGGACAGTTGTCATGTTCACAGTCTGCACTGGTTCTGAGTAAAAACCACTTTGGAACAAGAGCTGTCCCCCGGGCGTCTTCTACATAAGCAAGTGCTTCAGTGACAAAAGCTCAGATTCAAATGCTGAGGACACAGAACCTGTGAAATTGAGAGAGCACAAGTGCGATCAAGTGGGAGAAGGAGAGAACGTCCAAAGTGGCTGCAGAGATAGCTGAgtgggagcagaggaggaggaagaggaggaggagagatggagctgCTGGTCTCCTTCTTTGAATTCAGTGAcgcaaacgcacacacacgttcTGACATCTGCCTGGCTACAACACATCCAATTATGTTCAGGTCCGTTTCCGCTCTTATTGAATCGCTGTCTTCAACTGGGTCACTCCGACAGACGTGGAATTATAATTGAAAAGAGATTTTATTCACTTTTCAGCGGGCCCATTCTACAGCCAGATAtgcgacaaaaataaaatagaataaaataaacggAAAAAGAAGCAAAATATTAAACTAAAATAATTTTAGAAACGTTTCAATATCAGCTCATtggtattgcaatatattgaaaGCATATTCCTGACAGGTTGTTGGTCTTCATTTAGAAGCATGCAAAACCTCTCAAGACTTCCTTAGCAACAATGACATTTGGCACCACTATCACattaattcatttcattcatcaagTCATTCTTTCTGGGTTTTCCAGAACAATGTAACAACAATACACACTTAATTTAGGACTGATGTCAAAATAATGCCGCAGTCTGAATTAGACTTCACAGAAGGTTAGatgacaacctttttttttttttttcaatctttggATAACAATGTGGTGAGTTGATTCAATTGTGTGTAAACACGGAACAGACGCAGAGCGGAACTATAGTCACCACACTGCGAGTGTACGGACTGTGATGACGGCGGCACAGACTGTTCAATGTGACTTTTACATCTAATGGTAATGGTCTAACTCGGGAGTAATATCAAGAAGCTCAAATGTTTCTCACGTCGGTGAACTGTGAGTATCGCTCATTTATGTCTCAATCTCGCTCAAACTATTGTTCGGTAATAGTTTCGCTCCCATTTAATTGGCATGTTGCTAATGTTGGCTAGCGGGGATGCTAACTTGTCAACATCAGCTAACTCTTCATCGGTGTCATCGCTAGGGTTAAATGTTCCGCGTTTGGTCGAGTTTGTTCACAGTAAGTGTATCGTTTAGTCTCTGTGTTGTAGTTTTAATTGTGTTACGAATGGTTTCATGTCGGAAGAGTGAAGATTATGTTTTATCTTTTTCCATTTTACCGTCCCCTCGGTCACTTTGCTAGTTTAAGTGAAAAAGAAATTAGAAAAGTGGCATTGAGAatttcaagaagaaaaacaaccgtcattatgtttgttttattgaatgttgtcttgtttttatgtttcagtGGCCAAGGCCAAATCAAAGTAAGTGTGCACATTAGTTACTCATAAAGTACATTTCAAGTCACATCACGTGTGATTTCTGTGTGCTGTGTGACCCCAGAGTGATCCTGGTCCAGATGCTGAGCGCAGCGGGGACCGGGTACAGCTTCAACATCAAGAGGAACCGCCTTGCTGACAAACTTGTCATGAGAAAGAAAGATCCGCTGGGTAAGGAGTGGCTGATAAGCACAAACATGTGGCATCAGTctatattttcatgtttaagtTCAAAACCTATTCAAAGGTTAAAATGTTTTGCTGCTGAACGATCACATGCAGTATCTCACATGTATCTAGCAGTTGGCGTTGTACTACATGCCTCTTAATTGTAGAAATTTATGCCTATAATTAGTTGTTATATTTCAGTCATTGAGGCACTCTGTGTTCTGGTTTATCTCTTGCAGTAAATCAGCACGTCCTGTTCTTCGAGAAGAGGAAGATACGCTCTATTTGAGCTGAGCCATGGACtgagcagagaggaggcaggaCTTAAATATGCTATTATTGATGGAGTGACTTCACTAGTcactaaaaatgtatttatcaggACCACCACAGACATCATGGACACACTTTGgcattgtgtttcatttgttatGATGAGaaaggaaattaaataaattgcctttgGTTTGTTAACATGTTTTATGTGTAAATTCGGTATAAATTTACCTTTTTGTTTCTTAAGTAGCCAAAGTAACTGTCAGCCGTACATTGATCTGTCAAGAATAGTAGCCTGAGTGATCCGTTCCTGCTCTCAGAAGAGCTCAGCTGGAAGATCTCGTCTGAAGGGGAAGGACGACTGCGTGCCCATGGTCTGCACGCTGATCCCTGCCACCTGGCTGGCTCTCCTGGCACTCTCCTCCAGAGGCATCGCGGGATAGTGAGCCATGTAGAACGCCAGCGCTCCAATAAAGCTGTCTCCCGCTCCCTGCGCAGAAACAATAACGGAGCAATTGCTTTTATTAGATTGTGAAGATGTTACATCAAGTCTCTCTGCGCTCGAGGTCATAAAGAAGGAATTATTAAGATGAAGCACTTTGCTCCCACGCTGGATTCCGTGTGACTAGTTTGGAGAGCGCTGTGGTGAGGTGTTTGCATCGGGACAGTAGGGGGTGCTGTGACCTTTGATGCCTCCTGTACTCGCTGTTTAGAAACAGTTGCCACCAGTGTGGCTTAAATTTTATATAGCCAATCTTAGATGACCCAAACTAATTTGGAACAAAACCTTTCTATTATCGCAACAACTCGGGCTTTGTATTTTGTAAGTACAAAGATATACTTGTGTTACTCTTTTGCCAACGACCACAACTACACCTACTATCACTGCAGCCTACAAACCACTGATACAGTAGGTAAATCAAAGTCTCCACTGCTGTTCCACCACAACTGCCCACTGAAACAAATATACTTCACTTAATATTATCAATAACTACCTGTTACTCCCTATTTACAAATTAAATGTGtatatgaatttttttttttaattattctgCTACTGCAGTAAATTATACTACCACGAATACACTCCAATGTACTGCTAAAATATGACTACAATAGGTACTTGAAAACAAAAGTCTGTGTCATAtctactactaatactacttGCTCATAGCAAATCCTTCATCTTCTGCAGTGACTCCCTCCATtcccacatttatttttacttcaacTAATAATGTATCTATCCATAGTATTACTTCTGCTATTACTACAACTTTAAATATACTTGGTATAACAAGGCAACTCTCAATTACTGCCATACTACAACTAgtcattacattattatttggTCTGGGACAGAAATATTGATGCAGATTTATTGCGTATAAACTATCTTCGCATTGGGTCACTTTGGGATTAAATATCAACACGATCATACAGACGTAGAGTAGCATTGAGAAACTCGATCGATGAGAGGATGGAATGAAACTGAATGGGAATAATGTTGCACCTACAATAGCTAGAGAGATGAGTCAGCACAAATGAAGAGTTTCCCAAGCTGCGAAATTGGTATTTGTGCGTCCACACTGTGCGAAAACACATTCTACCCCTCAGTGGCGTAATCTTCAACAATGAATGAGTCATTAGCTGAGCTCCATAAAACAATGATGTGTTACTACTGTGATTATAAAGATGGAACACTCACACCCCGAGGACCGGGTGCCAGAGGGTGTGGGAGGAGGGGCGGGGGTTCTTCACTTATGGGAAAAGGCGCAGTGGAATGTGACGACACGCTCGTGTTTAACCACAACAGCCACCCCCCCGAGCCAGCAGCCCATTCTGGGCCACTGGTTTCCACAAGCCCGCTCCATTACTCACCACCTTGGCTCTCAAAAGAGCCTTTGAATCCCGCCGAGGTGCAACAAGCCCCCCTCAGAGTCACCCCTTAGTTGGGGCTGCTGAAGAGCTGCTTGTCGATTCTGAGCGGTGATTCAGTGACACGAGGCTAACCTCATGAAGTCACAcgagccaaacataaaaacattccaATGACTTGATGGGCAAAAACACATGACAGTGAAAGCTCTCACATTTGGATGCCATGGACTTcagtggtgtcagaagtaggatggTCACAGCTAAACCATGTAAAGCCAGAATGTAAGTGCAATACTGACATCCTAatgttttaataattaaaaaaagagctgagctagaagatCAAGCTCCATAATCTTGCTTCTAACACACATGAACTCCAGGTCAGAACCTGCGAGAAACAGACACAGAGGCTTAAAACAAGGATCCTCTTTCGGTCTTCATCGTCTCTGTTTTCCCTGGAAAGATTGAGATCAGACTTTCACAGTCCTGCTGGACTTCTGTCTTCAGTCCTGCGAGTGTTTATGTCTGCTGTCTGGTCGCCGGGCACAACGACAATACGGGAAGCAAGAAAGTCCTGGCgcttctgctgcttcacactTTGTTGTGACAAATCCACTCGTGAGTGGGAGTCGATGCTCCGAGACTGACAGGGAAGGTGAaatgagctgctggaagcagaCTTCGTCTTTGTCATTTATTCcatttgaatattttcatttcaattagtGTGACTTTAAAATCACCTTATTTTGCTTTGAAATTCAGCAGACTATTGCTACTTATTTGTATGCAATTTATCTTTAGTTTTTTGCACTATATTTTTATCCATATattactttaaaaatatttgaattggGGAGGAAAAAATTAGCCACCTAGGTAATTTTCTACTGCAGTACTTCCTTTACTAATGTTTcatatataaacatttatttatataaattgATTCATTCAACtgtgtaaatatattttgttacttaaaaaaataataaatatcaataaatcaTTTCACTTACTTGCAACCAGTTTGggcaattatttttaaaatcttgcttatatttatgcatttcattcattttttatttaatttttatttgtaaTGCGAATTATTCTGACAAAAACAGGCAATATTCCACCATCAGAGATCACAGCAGATGTAAATCAAAAGTTTACACTGTGTGCCTCTCTTGAAAGCGATATAAAAACAAACGGGGTGAAAGCAACACGGAGTGATGAGAGTACTTCCCTCAGCAACCTCCATTCAACCTTTGCCTTGTGTCGCTACTGGATGGACTGTATGAGGCTCAACGAAGGCTGACAAGCGTCACCCCCTTCAGCCGTGCCGCCGCTGCCCTCGACACACTTTGGCGAGGTTTAGATCTGGAGGCCTGTCAATCAACTGACACAATCGCTCGCCTTGGATGAGCTGTGATTCGGTCGTCTCCTCCACATTGacctttgtgtctttttt comes from the Synchiropus splendidus isolate RoL2022-P1 chromosome 16, RoL_Sspl_1.0, whole genome shotgun sequence genome and includes:
- the mrpl33 gene encoding 39S ribosomal protein L33, mitochondrial, which gives rise to MFLTSVNLAKAKSKVILVQMLSAAGTGYSFNIKRNRLADKLVMRKKDPLVNQHVLFFEKRKIRSI